The stretch of DNA TTCAGTTTAGATGGTTTGATTCGGATTGTCTATTTTGTGTCCATTTTTGAGACCAGTTTTTCATAATAATGCAAATGAGTCGCAAAAACATATTGACTATTAAATTAGGAAACCCTATCTTGATAGACAATGACAAAGAAACGTCAATTGATACAGGAAATATTCATCCGCAGTGCCACTCCCTTGAATGCACAGCAGGTTTTTGATGAGACCGGGGGGCTCCTGGACAGGGCTACAGTCTATAGAGGCTTGAAATATCTGGAAGAGTTGAGACAAATCTCTTCTTTTATATTTGATTGTGATGAGAGGGGTGTGGAACGGTATTACTGTGGAATAGGAAAAGAGCACCAGCATTTTATGCACTGCCAGAGATGCCATGCCTTTTATCCTGTAAAGGATTGTCCCCTGGGCAAAGGGCTTGAAATCATTGAAAAAGAGACCGGCTTCAAGGTGAAACAACACTTTATCACCCTGAAAGGGATCTGCCGGGACTGCCGTTAATTATTGGAAGGAAAAATCATGAGAAAAAACATTTTAATAGTTATTCAGATTCTGCTTGTCTCATGCCTCTGGGCTTCGGGCCGCGGGGAGACTCATGAGTTTCTGAGGGTCGTAACAACGACGAGCATCATAAGTGATGTTGTTTCCAACATCGGGGGTGACAGGATCGATCTCAAGGGGCTCATCTCTCCGGGGCAGGATCCCCATTCCTATGAACCAGCACCCAGGGACATAGCCGAGGTGGAAGACGCGGATATTATTTTTGTGAATGGGTTTGATCTGGAGGAGGGGCTTCTTTCCATCGTCGAAACTGTCAATCCGGGGAATGTGGTTGAGGTTTCCAGACAGGTGAATCCACTTGTTTCCGAGGCCGAAGAGCAGGATCATTCGGAGGAACATCACCATGAATCGGGTGATCCTCATACCTGGATGAGTCCCCTGAATGTGATCAGCTGGGTGGATGTCATCACCGAGGCTTTGTCAAATGCTGAACCTCTTCATTCCTCCTATTTTCATCAAAATGCTGAGATCTACAAAAAGGAACTACTCCAGCTGCATGAAGGGATTATCAATTCCCTGGAAGGCATTCCTCTGGAGGAGAGAGTCCTTGTCACCGACCACAATCTCTTTGGACATTTTGCCCGGGAGTATCATTTTAGAGTCATCGGCACTCTGCTTCCCGGCTATTCCTCTTCATCCGAGTCCTCCGCCCGTGATACAGTCCGGCTTTTAAATCTTCTGAATGAGCAGGGAGTTGAGGCTGTCTTCATCAGCGAGTCTGCCGGGGAGGCTGTTAAAAAGCTGGCTGCCACATTGAGCCGGGAATCAGATCATACCATCATTGTCAAAGAGCTTCTGACAGGATCTCTCCGCAAATCTGGTCAGGAGGGAGACAGTTATATACGTTTTATGGAATACAATACAAAACAGATCGTCTCTGGTTTGAGACCTTAAAAAGGATTACACTACTCATTATGAAAAGTCCCGATATACTTTGCTACGGAAAAGCCTGTGATCATCCTCCAATGAGCGGAACACCTGCCCTGAATATCAAGGATGTTCGATTCAGCTATCCCGGGCAGAGTTCGGAGGTTCTCAAAGGTGTGACTCTCGTTATAGAACCGGGAGAAAAGGTCGCCTTTGTCGGTCCGAACGGTGCCGGGAAATCCACCCTGATGAATCTGATTCTGGGGCTCGAACCCCTGCGGCACGGATCAATCTCTGTCTTCGGTCATAAGGCCCAAACCTGCCGTCACCGGGTATCCATGGTGCCCCAGAAGAATTCTGTAGACTGGCATTTCCCTGTTACGGTCAGACAGGTCGTGACCATGGGTCGTTATGTCCATCTGGGCTGGTTTAAAAAACCCGGTAGAGAGGACCGTGATGCTGTGGATCGTGCCATGGAAAAAATGGAGATCACCAATATTGCCGACAGGCAGGTTGGAGAACTCTCGGGGGGGCAGCAGCAGAGAGTCATGCTGGCGAGGACTCTCGCTCACGATGCAGATCTTCTGCTCCTGGACGAGCCGCTGAATCATGTGGATATCGCTACACAGGAACTTATCTTTCATACCATTGAAGAGCTCTGTCAGGAAGGCAAGAGTGTATTGGTGAGCACCCATGATCTCGGTATCCTGACGGTGCATTTCAGCCGGGCCCTCTTCCTGGATAAGACGATTATTGCCGATGGTAAAGTGAAGGATGTTCTCACTTCTGAAAATATCGCACGGGCCTACGGCTTCGAATTTCATAAAGACAAGGAGCTTAGTCCATGGTTGAATGGGTATTAGAACCCCTCCAATACGGTTTTTTTCAGAGGGGTCTCATGGCGGGGCTTATCGTGGCATTCAGCTGCGGGGTTCTCAGCGCCTTCATTGTCTGGCGGGGAATGGCATTTATCGGCGATGCCCTGGCGCATGCGGTTCTGCCGGGCATTGTCATTTCAATTATCCTCGGCATCCATGTTCTGATAGGAGCCCTGGCGGCTGCCATGCTCTCAGTCGTCGGCATTGGCGCCCTGACACGGCGTAAGGGCTTCAAGGAAGACACAGCTATCGGGGTCATCTTTGCCGGTGCCTTTGCACTGGGTATACTCCTGATGTCCAAAGTGGCTACTTTTAAGGATCTTTCCCATATCCTTTTTGGGAATATCCTGGGAGTTTCTTCTTTTGATGTCATTCTCATTTTATCTGTCGGGGTCGTCGTTGTGATCGGAGTGTACCTGTTCTACAAAGAATTGCTCGTGACCAGTTTTGATCCGACCCATGCCCAGGCCATAGGTTTGTCTCCCCAGCTGATTCATTTTGGTCTCTTATTTCTGGTGGCAGCGACCACAGTCCTGGCTACTCAGACCGTGGGTGTGGTTCTGGTCATGGCCCTTTTAGTGACACCCGCGGCTGCGGCATCCCTGCTGGCACGGAAGCTGTCTAAAATCATTTCCCTTTCGATCTGTTTTTCAATGACTTCCATTCTTTTTGGTTTTTATATCTCCTATTATTTTGATCTGGCATCGGGCGCAACGATAGTCCTCGTACTCACACTGTTTTTTCTTCTCTCATTGATCCTTTCAAAAATAAAGAATAGACCCTGATTCTTTTATTCCTGTTCTCAGCTCTTTAGAACCTCCCGATGAGACCCCTATTGGTTAGGGGTCTCATTATATAATATAAAAGTGGAAATAATTTGCTTTGTACTACTAACTAGTATTATATTTAAAGAGAGTCATTGAAGAATAAGCATTTTCAGGAGGACACAATGTCTTTACGTCCCATTAATAGTATAAGCAGACCTCAGCAGGTACGAGACGGGGCCGGTGTGGATATCAACCGGGTGTTCGGTCACGATAATACAGCTGTAACGGATCCCTTTCTTATGTTGGATCATCTGGAAAATAGAGATCCTGTGAATTTTATGGCTGGTTTCCCCTGGCACCCTCATAGAGGGATTGAAACCATTACCTATGTGCTGGACGGAGGAGTCGAGCATCAGGATAGTCTGGGGAATAAGGGCTCTTTATTAGCCGGTGATGTTCAATGGATGACGGCCGGGAGTGGTATCATTCATCAGGAAATGCCGCATAAATCGTCAGGCCCGATATTTCATGGATTTCAGCTCTGGGCAAATCTGCCCTCAGAAAGAAAAATGATGGATCCCCGATACCAGGATATTCCTGCTCTCGAAATTCCAGAAATCATCGAGGATGATGGAACCAGGGCCCGCA from Oceanispirochaeta sp. encodes:
- a CDS encoding metal ABC transporter substrate-binding protein, giving the protein MRKNILIVIQILLVSCLWASGRGETHEFLRVVTTTSIISDVVSNIGGDRIDLKGLISPGQDPHSYEPAPRDIAEVEDADIIFVNGFDLEEGLLSIVETVNPGNVVEVSRQVNPLVSEAEEQDHSEEHHHESGDPHTWMSPLNVISWVDVITEALSNAEPLHSSYFHQNAEIYKKELLQLHEGIINSLEGIPLEERVLVTDHNLFGHFAREYHFRVIGTLLPGYSSSSESSARDTVRLLNLLNEQGVEAVFISESAGEAVKKLAATLSRESDHTIIVKELLTGSLRKSGQEGDSYIRFMEYNTKQIVSGLRP
- a CDS encoding Fur family transcriptional regulator, with the protein product MTKKRQLIQEIFIRSATPLNAQQVFDETGGLLDRATVYRGLKYLEELRQISSFIFDCDERGVERYYCGIGKEHQHFMHCQRCHAFYPVKDCPLGKGLEIIEKETGFKVKQHFITLKGICRDCR
- a CDS encoding metal ABC transporter permease, yielding MVEWVLEPLQYGFFQRGLMAGLIVAFSCGVLSAFIVWRGMAFIGDALAHAVLPGIVISIILGIHVLIGALAAAMLSVVGIGALTRRKGFKEDTAIGVIFAGAFALGILLMSKVATFKDLSHILFGNILGVSSFDVILILSVGVVVVIGVYLFYKELLVTSFDPTHAQAIGLSPQLIHFGLLFLVAATTVLATQTVGVVLVMALLVTPAAAASLLARKLSKIISLSICFSMTSILFGFYISYYFDLASGATIVLVLTLFFLLSLILSKIKNRP
- a CDS encoding pirin family protein, whose amino-acid sequence is MSLRPINSISRPQQVRDGAGVDINRVFGHDNTAVTDPFLMLDHLENRDPVNFMAGFPWHPHRGIETITYVLDGGVEHQDSLGNKGSLLAGDVQWMTAGSGIIHQEMPHKSSGPIFHGFQLWANLPSERKMMDPRYQDIPALEIPEIIEDDGTRARIITGHFWGKTGPVHGIVTDPRYLDITMPPRKQRRFKVNLEHHAFAYVFSGSGQFKDASAPFPVQTEYVTEKGVSDPISSHVVENRNLVLFDRGDEIFVESGEEGMRFLLVSGQPLKEPVAWHGPIVMNTREELVLAFEEYQNGNFIKKKHN
- a CDS encoding ABC transporter ATP-binding protein yields the protein MKSPDILCYGKACDHPPMSGTPALNIKDVRFSYPGQSSEVLKGVTLVIEPGEKVAFVGPNGAGKSTLMNLILGLEPLRHGSISVFGHKAQTCRHRVSMVPQKNSVDWHFPVTVRQVVTMGRYVHLGWFKKPGREDRDAVDRAMEKMEITNIADRQVGELSGGQQQRVMLARTLAHDADLLLLDEPLNHVDIATQELIFHTIEELCQEGKSVLVSTHDLGILTVHFSRALFLDKTIIADGKVKDVLTSENIARAYGFEFHKDKELSPWLNGY